A single Watersipora subatra chromosome 7, tzWatSuba1.1, whole genome shotgun sequence DNA region contains:
- the LOC137401185 gene encoding 3-hydroxyanthranilate 3,4-dioxygenase-like has protein sequence MDGPKLHNIDRWVEENQQFFKPPVCNKMMHEQQMKCFFVGGPNVRKDYHIEEGPEFFYMLAGDMCLKVMEQNKPKDVVIKQGEVFMLPPRIPHSPQRKAGTVGLVIERERQEMETDGLRYFVEKNGKVTSEILYEKWFHCENLGPQLASAINEYFQTEQSETGVPIAGTIKAYDEAPVKIDLDTAVMTPFSLNQWLEEHKEAIESQGSLDLFRHLPRGTEVKIYGPGTFCAVFHNSEVIFWVLSGGCTVSIDEREQKLGEKDTLWLPVNMRFTLNVSSESRVFMLSMAPPSASS, from the exons ATGGATGGACCAAAGTTACATAATATTGATAGATGGGTGGAAGAGAACCAGCAGTTCTTTAAACCTCCTGTTTGTAACAAAATGAT GCATGAGCAACAGATGAAGTGTTTCTTTGTTGGGGGTCCCAATGTGAGGAAGGACTACCACATTGAGGAAGGACCAGAG TTTTTCTACATGCTGGCTGGAGACATGTGCCTCAAAGTGATGGAACAGAACAAGCCCAAGGATGTTGTTATCAAGCAAGGAGAG GTCTTCATGCTGCCTCCAAGAATTCCACACTCTCCTCAAAGGAAAGCCGGAACCGTCGGACTGGTGATTGAGAGAGAAAGACAGGAAATGGAGACAGATGGCCTTCG GTATTTTGTGGAGAAAAATGGAAAGGTCACTTCTGAGATACTATATGAGAAATGGTTTCACTGTGAGAACCTTGGGCCACAGTTGGCATCGGCCATCAACGA ATATTTCCAGACAGAGCAGAGTGAAACTGGAGTACCGATTGCAG GTACTATCAAGGCCTATGATGAAGCTCCGGTGAAGATAGACCTGGATACGGCGGTTATGACACCTTTTTCTCTTAATCAGTGGTTGGAGGAGCACAAGGAGGCTATTGAATCACAGGGTAGCCTCGACCTGTTCAGACACCTACCTCGAGGAACAGAG GTGAAGATCTATGGTCCAGGTACCTTCTGTGCTGTATTTCACAACTCTGAAGTCATATTCTGGGTATTG AGCGGAGGCTGTACAGTCAGTATTGATGAGAGGGAGCAGAAACTTGGAGAGAAAGATACTCTCTGGTTGCCAGTAAACATGAG ATTTACTCTGAATGTTAGCTCAGAATCCAGAGTCTTCATGTTGAGCATGGCGCCTCCTTCTGCCTCTTCTTAG